One region of Azospirillum lipoferum 4B genomic DNA includes:
- a CDS encoding glycosyltransferase family 4 protein translates to MIYIVSPGGTQEKGGMGRVVDNFTTDLRQNCPDVKFEVVDSYGPGKFHLMPLYFARATARLAGCFVAGKADLVHIHMAEYGSVLRKGILIAMARAFGVPVVLHLHGGRFPKHFKDSSPIMRWAIRRMMAMTGEIVVLGEFWRDWVAEAFGPEARQRTTLLHNAVPGPAKPPVRDDAEEGFAGPVRLLFLGRLIKLKGIDVLLNALASPACRDRNWQVTIAGDGDLETYRSLATELGIADRVTFTGWLDQTGCRRELANAHVLVQPSMFEGLPMSVLEAMAEGLTIVATPVGSVPDAIADGETGLLVPPGDVAALAGTLARVIDDRTLRRNLGAGARARWERQFDVAVFRERLLEIYRRNSRGSVSTAPAVPAGPVPASGPTGHSKSTTG, encoded by the coding sequence ATGATTTACATCGTCTCCCCCGGCGGCACCCAGGAGAAAGGCGGAATGGGCCGTGTGGTCGACAACTTCACCACCGATCTCCGGCAGAATTGCCCGGATGTGAAGTTCGAGGTGGTCGACAGCTACGGTCCGGGCAAATTCCACCTGATGCCCCTCTACTTCGCACGGGCCACCGCCCGCCTCGCCGGCTGCTTCGTCGCCGGAAAAGCCGACCTCGTCCACATCCACATGGCGGAATATGGCAGCGTCCTGCGCAAGGGCATCCTGATCGCCATGGCCCGCGCCTTCGGCGTGCCGGTCGTCCTGCACCTGCATGGCGGGCGTTTCCCGAAGCATTTCAAGGACTCCAGCCCGATCATGCGCTGGGCGATCCGCCGCATGATGGCGATGACCGGCGAGATCGTCGTGCTGGGCGAATTCTGGCGCGACTGGGTCGCCGAGGCCTTCGGGCCGGAAGCGCGCCAGCGCACCACCCTGCTGCACAACGCCGTTCCCGGCCCGGCGAAGCCCCCCGTCCGCGACGATGCGGAGGAAGGCTTCGCCGGTCCGGTGCGCCTGCTGTTCCTCGGCCGGCTGATCAAGCTGAAGGGCATCGACGTCCTGCTGAACGCGCTGGCGTCCCCCGCCTGCCGCGACCGCAACTGGCAGGTCACCATCGCCGGCGACGGCGATCTGGAGACCTACCGCAGCCTCGCGACGGAGCTGGGCATCGCCGACCGCGTGACCTTCACCGGCTGGCTGGATCAGACCGGCTGCCGGCGCGAGCTGGCCAACGCCCATGTGCTGGTCCAGCCCTCGATGTTCGAAGGCCTGCCGATGTCGGTGCTGGAGGCGATGGCGGAAGGCCTGACCATCGTCGCCACCCCGGTCGGCAGCGTTCCCGACGCCATCGCCGACGGCGAGACCGGGCTGCTGGTGCCGCCGGGCGATGTCGCCGCGCTGGCCGGCACGCTGGCGCGGGTGATCGACGACCGCACCCTGCGCCGCAACCTCGGCGCCGGCGCCCGCGCCCGGTGGGAGCGCCAGTTCGACGTCGCGGTGTTCCGCGAGCGGCTGCTGGAAATCTACCGCCGCAACTCGCGCGGCAGCGTGAGCACGGCCCCCGCTGTCCCGGCCGGGCCGGTGCCGGCCTCCGGACCGACGGGCCATTCCAAGAGCACGACCGGCTGA